In Tachysurus fulvidraco isolate hzauxx_2018 chromosome 9, HZAU_PFXX_2.0, whole genome shotgun sequence, the sequence GACTTTATAGGCTCCGTTTCAGCCACTAGAGCTTCTTTAGTAGACTCATCTTTGGGGTCTTGTTCTGTGTGAAGTTCATTTTTGCTAGAATTCACTTGAGGAGCTTCAGCTTGAGCTCTTactgttttcatttctttggGTTGTGGTTCTTTTTGTTCAACAGAATTTGGCTTGTTGGatttttgtgggtgtgtgttctgCTGGATTGGTTCTACTTTTGCAACATTTTTCTTTGGCACTTTAGCTAACTTTTCTTTGTGTGATTCTGCATTAGGTGGTTCTGCTTTGGGAAGTTCTACTTTGGGTGGTTGTTCTTTGCAAGGTTCTGCTTTGGGTGGTTCTGCTTTGGGGGGCTCTTCTTTGGGTGGTTCTGCTTTGGGAAGTTCTACTTTGGGCGGTTCTTCTTTGGGAGGTTCAGCTTTGGGGGGCTCTTCTTTGGGTGTTTCTGCTTTGGGGGGCTCTTCTTTTGGTGGTTCTGCTTTTGGTGGTTCTACTTTTGGTGGTTCTGCTTTAGGCGGTTCTACTTTGGGTGGTTCTGCTTTAGGTGGTTCTTCTTTTGGTGGTTCTACTTTGGGTGGTTCTACTTTGGGTGGTTCTGCTTTAGGTGGTTCTTCTTTTGGTGGTTCTACTTTGGGTGGTTCTTCTTTTGGTGGTTCTGATTTAGGTGGTTCTACTTTGGGTGGTTCTTCTTTTGGTGGTTCTGATTTAGGTGGTTCTACTTTGGGTGTTTCTTCTTTTGGTGGTTCTGCTTTAGGTGGTTCTGCTTTAGTTGGCTCTTCTTCCTGTTGATTAGACTGGATTGTCTTATTTGGCACAGGAACAAGAGGAGTTAGTTGAGCAGTTTGTTTGGGCTCAGATAATTCCTCATCACTGTTAGAGCTGTCCGTGTCCTTTGTAGTTGAGGCCATCAGCAAGGCTGCAAATTCCTTCAGACGGGCTTGCTCCTTCCACAGCTTCTCCATCTCTGGTGTAAGTGCCGGGTTGTTCTCCGGCTCTAAGACAGACAGCTGGGCGAGGTCTGGAATCTCTTCCTCCGTAATGTCTTCTATAGGTGCTGATGCTGGTGCAGTCTGCAAGCGGATCTCCTTTATCTTatcatacagtattttcctCTCCTCCTGGAGAGCTCGGCACAGCGTCTGCAACTTATCGATCTTCACAGTAAAGAGCTCCATCTGTTTGCCCTTCTCAGATCTCTGTGGAAGTTTCAGAAGATgtcacaaaaagaaacaaattcaAAAGTAAACACATGTTACCACAAAGATACACAGGGTTACCTCATCAATCATCTCAGTAAGAGCTTTGTTGCAGTTTTCAAAGCGGATTTTCCACATGTTGCCCTCCTTCTCCAGTTTCGTCATCTTCTTGTTCATCTACGTAGATGATTGAGATGATTAAGATAATTACTCTGAACGGAATCGGTGTGAATATTGTTGTTGACGCATGACATGTTGGTGTTCATTAACGCACCTTTTCCATGTCTTGTTTGAAAACAGCGTAAACGTCATTGCTTTTGGACAGCGTAGCCTGGAACTCATCAAACTTCTGAGAGTACAACACCAGCTAGAGGAGAACAACAGCAAATGTTTGGGATTATATCACCCCATTATTTGATTTATAtaatgcttgtgtgtatgtgtgagtgtgtatgtgtatgtgaatgtgtgtgtaagcttgtgtgtatgtaaaaatTTCTgcaggtttctttttttttaataaacaaccaaacaaaagaataaataagttATAATGGTTTAGAATTTGTATTTCCTTATCCACAAGCTGCTTTAACACTTCAGACATATCATCAGGAGCGACATCACTGACACCCGGCAGCAGAGATGAACCCTGAGCCTGTACACGAGCGAGCTTCAGTGTGACCGTGATGAGGTGCAGCACTGAGGCCGAATCTTTAGACTAATTCAGCTGACAGGAAGCTTCTTATGTTGGACGGAGTAATACTTAAAGGTACCGATGACTTCCTGTCTGTGGATCCGTGTACAGACTCTAcctcacttactgtacatgttcTCAGATTTACAGATTAGATCAATAGGCACTAAACTGGATATTCACCTGCGCCTGCATCACTGTGTTCTGCTCTTTCAGCTCTTTAACCTGTAGCTTCCACTCCGCAGCATGAGTCAGTAACTGCGCTTACACACacaagaagacagagagagaatgacaaaGCTGTCCACTTTACCTGCTTCTTCATCTGCAACTCCTGCTCCTTCATTGTGaagcatttctttgttttgtcaATTGCTTCTTTAAGCAACTATCAACAAAGACAGTGAGACATAATCATAGGACATGAGCACCAAACTGTTACCATACATACACCAATCGTATTAGTGTCAGAATCTAATTAGCAGTCCTATGAAATGCTAACCAATAGAATTCACGAGAAGTCTTAGCGGTATTTCTGCTCAGAGAGCCGAGACCGAGGGTGTTGCGTAACTCACGTATTCCTTCTCCCTCTTATGTTTCTCCTCAGCTTCTTTCAGACGCAGGTTAGCTTCTTCCAGCTTGGCATCTGACAGCTCCTGCTGCAGATCCCTGTGTTTGAATATCTTTTCTAAGGTCTGTTTGAAATGTAGAGAAAATGTCTAGCGTTAGAGCATTCTTTCagagaaaaaatgtttgtgcacccctgaccaccGAGTCGagtcaggaagcttttattatcatttcaagCATATAGCTGATGtagtaaataaagaaataaaaaggaccgtggtgctacataaaaataacacagagctacagaaaGACAAAAATTAAACCCATATGTCCCTGTGGAACATCTGAATCCAGTAGATTTTTGGAGCTTTATTCAGCTACATGAGCATTATTGAGATCAGATGTtgatgttgggatgttgagGATACTCCAGTTCCAGTAAATGACGTATACATTGTTACGACTGAGTAATAAATGtgacagtatactgtatgtgtagaaCATCGTTTATTTTAGGAAACCTGAGACCTGCCAGACATTTCAGTTCTGTGTCTTTACTTTTATCTTCCAGTGTCTCAGAGAGTCGAAGCTGTCGTTCCTCTGTGGATTCTCCTGCCATTCTAGAACGTTCTATGAGATGTGTTTAACCTTAATCCGAGTCGATTTCTAACATGTTAAATTGCCAAGAACAGGACGTTCCTCCAAAACTGAGGCTAGGACAAGAGGAATGTTGATCGGGGGGGCTGCAAGGAGATTAACAGCAATGTTAAGGGAGATGTGGGAGCATCTGACAAATACTGAAGAATCTCTCGTATTCTTCATGTCTAGGTGATGAggttgtgttgatgtgtgtgattCAATGCCtttgatatgaaaaaaaatatatataggcttgaaTCACCACAATCCGTGTTATAAGATGTGTTACTGTCAGATTCTAAAAGGGATGGTgcacaaaaacaagacaaacatcAAAAGAACACCAGGTGAACatggtgaagcatggtgatggtggtggtggcatcACACTATGGAGCTGCTTCTCTTCTGAACCAACCCATTTACAAGGAACCCGTAAGCCTCTTTTAGACAACTGAagcatgagtgtgtttgtgtgtgtgtgtgtgtatgagttaacacacctcctctctcctctcataCTTCTGCAGGATGGAAGTCAGCTTGTTGGTCAGATCGCTGTTCTCCTGGCTCAGTTTGTTGTTGCAGTTGCTGTGCTGCTCGATTTGGGCCTGGATCTCCAGCACTGTGCCCTGGAATTGGCTGTGGATCTCTGCTCGCATTTTCTCATCCTCCTGGCACTTCAGCAGCATTTCTTCCTGTTACACAGATAACTGCAGTGGTtaacatctacagagagaagaCCTGGAGCTAGAGAGAACACACCCTACAGAACATCTGGTTGTTTCCCAGGTGATTTTTACCTGTATGAAGATAAAATTTTATTACAGGGTTGAGAACGATAACAGGGATGAAGTGACAGAGTGACATGAGccttatttattctttaaatcctCTTCATGATGGAGTTTCACTATTATGGGACATCTCAATTAATAAACCTGTTCCCTTCATAAAAAATCCTCTGAAAAATGAGCTTACTAAACCACTGGAGAATTGCTAAGCTTTTCCTGCTAAAGGATGTTTCAGCAGATCTGGACTGAGCTTGCTCACCTTCAGGGTTTTGGTGTGCTCATAAAGATCCCGACAGAGGATCTCCAACCTGCTCCGGGCCAGGATTCCACGGCTGTgctccaactggagctggtctCTCTGTTTAACCAGGAGACCTTGTTTCTTCTGAAGCATCTTCAGCTGTACCTGTTCACTCTTCTGCTCCttcaactacacacacacaaacacacacatacacaaattagaATTCCTTGtcatctacagtatctacagtagtAGCTTTAGGCTAGCTCTGTTTATTCTTTTCTCCATCCTTTTGTACTAGATTTTCAGCCACCTGTTGAAAAAGCTTTCAGTCTTTAtagctcgtgtgtgtgtgtatgtgtgtagagtgtactGGAGGGTGCCATCTCTTTTGGAGTTAGCTTGATGTTAAGGTGTGTAGAGATTCCGCTGGTGAAAATGCTTCAGCTCTCAGGACTGGACACTCACCAGTTCTCCATATTTGCTCAACACCATCTCCACTTTCTCCTCCGGTGACATGAGAGTTTTTAGGCTTTGCAGAAGAGGTGAAGCTTCTTTACctgaacaacaacaagaacaacaccAGAGCAGTGAAGAAATGCTGGAGGAGGTAAAGGGAAATAAATggtcatttattatttagtattattttttattccctATATGTCAGAATGCAATAAGTGTGTGGTTAAAGGTGGGCTGAGGAATTGTGTAGGTAAAAGTTGAGTCTTTGATGCCCCAAAGGTCATATTTGTTGACATATATTATATGTCAGGTTACACAGTctcatctacatctacagtacatgtttgtgtgatgcttgaggtttgtgtggtgtttgtttgctctttgtttgatatttgtgtggtgtttgaTATTCGTGTAGtgtttggggttagggttaggcttaGGCCCTaatctaacactaaccctaaccttaggAAGAGTCTAAGTCTCTAAGACATTAAGACTCTCAGAAACTAAGACACCAAGGCTCCATGACATTAGAAGACTAAGACACTAAGCCACTAAGACTCTAAGACACTAATACTTTAAATCACTAAGACACTAAGACTACTCTGAGATCTTGGGTTGTAGTTGTAGGTAAATTGTCACTCAACAAATTCACTTATAAATCATCCATCTGCAGGTTTAAGAGCTTCAAACATCATAAATCAGAATAAGTAAGaagtctgaagtttgttgtcTGAATTAAGACATCTGTGACAAGGTTGTCCGTTTGTGTGATCTCAGTAACACACACCTGTTTATACACAACATTGTGTGTCAGTGACGTGTTTCAGTATAAAACAAAGGGAACTGAACTCTACAGAGATAAATCAGGATTCtcaggacacaagacacaaggATATTTGAGAATATT encodes:
- the txlnba gene encoding alpha-taxilin isoform X1; this encodes MESSSQASDSGEKVNSVEEKPVNPMEVFSKQLEDIINTFGSASSLLEEKISSLEKDEENLEEKTTDANTVLSNNPETEQTASGLLEGLSKEASPLLQSLKTLMSPEEKVEMVLSKYGELLKEQKSEQVQLKMLQKKQGLLVKQRDQLQLEHSRGILARSRLEILCRDLYEHTKTLKEEMLLKCQEDEKMRAEIHSQFQGTVLEIQAQIEQHSNCNNKLSQENSDLTNKLTSILQKYERREETLEKIFKHRDLQQELSDAKLEEANLRLKEAEEKHKREKEYLLKEAIDKTKKCFTMKEQELQMKKQLVLYSQKFDEFQATLSKSNDVYAVFKQDMEKMNKKMTKLEKEGNMWKIRFENCNKALTEMIDERSEKGKQMELFTVKIDKLQTLCRALQEERKILYDKIKEIRLQTAPASAPIEDITEEEIPDLAQLSVLEPENNPALTPEMEKLWKEQARLKEFAALLMASTTKDTDSSNSDEELSEPKQTAQLTPLVPVPNKTIQSNQQEEEPTKAEPPKAEPPKEETPKVEPPKSEPPKEEPPKVEPPKSEPPKEEPPKVEPPKEEPPKAEPPKVEPPKVEPPKEEPPKAEPPKVEPPKAEPPKVEPPKAEPPKEEPPKAETPKEEPPKAEPPKEEPPKVELPKAEPPKEEPPKAEPPKAEPCKEQPPKVELPKAEPPNAESHKEKLAKVPKKNVAKVEPIQQNTHPQKSNKPNSVEQKEPQPKEMKTVRAQAEAPQVNSSKNELHTEQDPKDESTKEALVAETEPIKSEPPEASTAGAAKPQNCKCSESKASANKAHSKKPSSSKKKAATKATKKSC
- the txlnba gene encoding beta-taxilin isoform X2, yielding MESSSQASDSGEKVNSVEEKPVNPMEVFSKQLEDIINTFGSASSLLEEKISSLEKDEENLEEKTTDANTVLSNNPETEQTASGLLEGLSKEASPLLQSLKTLMSPEEKVEMVLSKYGELLKEQKSEQVQLKMLQKKQGLLVKQRDQLQLEHSRGILARSRLEILCRDLYEHTKTLKEEMLLKCQEDEKMRAEIHSQFQGTVLEIQAQIEQHSNCNNKLSQENSDLTNKLTSILQKYERREETLEKIFKHRDLQQELSDAKLEEANLRLKEAEEKHKREKEYLLTHAAEWKLQVKELKEQNTVMQAQLVLYSQKFDEFQATLSKSNDVYAVFKQDMEKMNKKMTKLEKEGNMWKIRFENCNKALTEMIDERSEKGKQMELFTVKIDKLQTLCRALQEERKILYDKIKEIRLQTAPASAPIEDITEEEIPDLAQLSVLEPENNPALTPEMEKLWKEQARLKEFAALLMASTTKDTDSSNSDEELSEPKQTAQLTPLVPVPNKTIQSNQQEEEPTKAEPPKAEPPKEETPKVEPPKSEPPKEEPPKVEPPKSEPPKEEPPKVEPPKEEPPKAEPPKVEPPKVEPPKEEPPKAEPPKVEPPKAEPPKVEPPKAEPPKEEPPKAETPKEEPPKAEPPKEEPPKVELPKAEPPKEEPPKAEPPKAEPCKEQPPKVELPKAEPPNAESHKEKLAKVPKKNVAKVEPIQQNTHPQKSNKPNSVEQKEPQPKEMKTVRAQAEAPQVNSSKNELHTEQDPKDESTKEALVAETEPIKSEPPEASTAGAAKPQNCKCSESKASANKAHSKKPSSSKKKAATKATKKSC